One Triticum dicoccoides isolate Atlit2015 ecotype Zavitan chromosome 4B, WEW_v2.0, whole genome shotgun sequence genomic window carries:
- the LOC119292186 gene encoding uncharacterized protein LOC119292186: MDHPLYGAALFLNPGKFFSIVKSGDDALVGELRSCFNDVLAKMVLDVQTRKKIDTQSVLYEDQRDTFANLMAIQNISEKKTLDWWRSYGGRAIELQRFAKRIVSLCASSSGCERDWSTFEFIHTKKRNRLQHRILNDNVFVSYNRKNLDRFQKRREKMGGTSYDPLVIEDFDWGNEWVDPTIPPPQGARGCPDDISWELVDEAVGASSSLQGRNFPRASTMARGGSNVNVHYQRQRKRAAPSSTFVHEDDEEDDQEQQSSIPNGEDDDSDFLQDDVDMTDDDEDPTSADQDGEDNTNATMNEFDDDY; the protein is encoded by the exons ATGGATCATCCATTGTATGGGGCTGCTTTGTTTTTGAACCCTGGAAAGTTCTTCTCTATTGTCAAGAGTGGTGATGATGCCCTAGTTGGGGAGCTAAGAAGTTGCTTTAATGATGTCCTTGCAAAAATGGTACTTGATGTCCAAACTCGCAAGAAGATTGATACACAATCTGTTCTCTATGAGGACCAGCGAGATACCTTTGCTAATTTGATGGCAATCCAAAacatttcagaaaaaaaaactc TTGATTGGTGGCGTTCATATGGTGGTCGAGCAATTGAGCTACAAAGGTTTGCAAAGCGTATTGTTAGTCTTTGTGCTTCATCATCCGGTTGTGAGAGGGATTGGAGCACATTTGAATTT ATCCATACCAAGAAAAGGAACCGGTTACAACACCGAATCTTGAATGACAATGTCTTTGTTTCATACAACCGGAAGAACTTGGATAGGTTTCAAAAGAGGCGTGAGAAGATGGGTGGCACAAGCTATGACCCTCTAGTCATTGAGGATTTTGATTGGGGCAATGAGTGGGTTGACCCAACAATACCTCCACCCCAAGGTGCTCGAGGGTGTCCCGATGACATTTCATGGGAGCTTGTTGATGAGGCTGTTGGTGCAAGTTCGTCGCTGCAAGGTCGCAACTTTCCTAGAGCTAGCACCATGGCAAGGGGGGGCTCAAATGTTAATGTCCACTACCAAAGGCAGCGCAAAAGGGCTGCTCCGTCATCAACATTTGTTcatgaagatgacgaagaggatgaccaagaacaacaatcaagTATCCCCAATGGAGAGGATGATGATTCAGACTTTCTTCAAGATGATGTTGATATgaccgatgatgatgaagatccaACTAGTGCTGACCAAGATGGCGAAGACAACACAAATGCTACCATGAATGAGTTCGATGATGACTATTGA
- the LOC119293023 gene encoding uncharacterized protein LOC119293023: MGMHALMDVRCKNLVNPLCDWLGETYDPASREFVIPGRGRLPLDKESVFYTLGVPRGELNVPYEVDNDIEKSLFARLFPGMESMPNTTALATALEGMRTHGEIFKMKLLICKAKIGEVKNMNWCKFIANFLHDAFSNKMYQKGCRLHLMLMYVDRLDLSTVDFTGVGGPPPPHKFAVSAWTYDAVKAVLAADRISETKYGKLQLMAKHAIDYSVFGGPQNFGKWMDVHSAPSCTPEARAPVEALVGQFASGMTGLLGKLVGGLTALKYTDTDGVARQFSSYIGERTNRPTGCRGRYDYNSSQEVLDTQDELVGDEQDDDVELENVHHEAAEDEHADVRADAKKGKAGLKVTSSEKGNIQTVARDTAVSPSKRGRAAKDAGQGSAAKRSRTDPVAARRSEPTAGGRASTKKHVATPTRASARLNRGAANPGDTTSNRLPPRALTSNTGDPVVLPNMRKQIKKCVTP; the protein is encoded by the exons ATGGGGATGCATGCTTTGATGGATGTTCGGTGCAAGAATCTAGTAAACCCCTTATGTGACTGGCTCGGCGAGACATATGACCCTGCCTCCAGGGAATTTGTGATTCCGGGACGCGGTAGACTGCCGTTGGACAAGGAATCTGTGTTCTACACGTTGGGCGTGCCCCGTGGAGAACTCAATGTCCCGTACGAGGTGGATAATGATATCGAGAAATCCTTGTTTGCCCGTTTGTTTCCTGGCATGGAATCCATGCCTAACACGACTGCGCTGGCAACTGCGCTGGAGGGCATGCGAACCCATGGTGAGATATTCAAGATGAAGCTTCTCAT CTGCAAG GCAAAGATTGGAGAAGTTAAGAACATGAATTGGTGCAAATTCATCGCGAacttcctgcatgatgcattctcgaacaagatgtaccagaagggGTGTCGCTTGCACCTAATG CTCATGTATGTTGATCGTCTAGATCTCTCCACTGTTGACTTTACTGGGGTAGGAGGCCCTCCGCCTCCTCACAAGTTTGCTGTCTCGGCCTGGACGTACGatgctgtcaaggctgtgcttgccgcagacaggATCTCTGAGACAAAATATGGGAAATTACAG ctgatggccaagcatgctatagactacagtgTGTTTGGTGGGCCACAAAATTTTGGCAAGTGGATGGATGTACACTCAGCCCCATCTTGTACTCCCGAG gcgagggcacctgttgaggCTCTAGTTGGGCAGTTTGCTTCCGGCATGACTGGCTTGCTCGGAAAGTTGGTCGGGGGCTTGACGGCTCTCAAATACACCGACACCGATGGTGTTGCGAGGCAGTTCTCGTCGTACATTGGAGAACGGACAAATCGGCCAACTGGTTGCCGTGGCAGATACGACTATAACAGCTCTCAGGAAGTCCTCGACACGCAAGACGAGCTAGTCGGAGACGAGCAGGACGACGACGTTGAATTGGAGAACGTGCATCATGAAGCCGCCGAGGATGAACATGCCGACGTTCGTGCAGACGCAAAGAAGGGCAAGGCTGGACTGAAAGTTACATCATCGGAGAAAGGCAATATACAAACTGTTGCGAGAGACACGGCAGTGTCCCCATccaagaggggcagggctgcaaaaGATGCTGGCCAAGGTTCTGCTGccaagaggtctaggaccgatccaGTAGCTGCTAGGAGAAG TGAGCCGACAGCTGGTGGACGAGCATCCACGAAAAAACATGTAGCAACGCCAACACGTGCTTCGGCCCGTTTGAACAGGGGTGCTGCCAATCCTGGTGACACCACTTCCAATAGGTTGCCACCTCGCGCGTTGACGTCCAAtaccggggatcctgtcgtgttgccaaATATGAGGAAGCAAATCAAGAAGTGTGTTACCCCCTGA